The Rhodococcus rhodochrous DNA window AGAAGGTCGTCAACCTCCGGCGCGACGATCGCGTGACCGTCCTCGTCGAGGCCGGCGACACCTACGACCAGTTGCGCGGCGTCTCGATCGAGGGGCGCGCGGAGATCCTGGACGACCACGACCGCCTGTTCGAGGTGTGCCGCGATGTGTGGGAGCGGTATACCGCCCCGTACACCGACGAAGCGCGCCCCGCGGTGGAGCAGATGATGCACAAGCGGGTGGCCGTCCGGGTGGTGCCCGCGCGGGTGCGTTCGTGGGATCACCGCAAGCTCGGGATGCCCGCCATGGAGATCGGCGGCACGACGGCCGCCTATCTTCCGTCCGCTGCGCACTGACCGCACATACGCGAAAGGCTCTCCGATCGATGATCGGAGAGCCTTCGTTGTTGTACCCCCGATGGGATTCGAACCCACGCTACCGCCGTGAGAGGGCGGCGTCCTAGGCCGCTAGACGACGGGGGCCTGGAACTTTCCGAGGAATCGACGAATCGATACCTCCGAGAGAAGAACACCCACCGACCCGGAGATCGGTGGGTAGTCCGTTGTACCCCCGATGGGATTCGAACCCACGCTACCGCCGTGAGAGGGCGGCGTCCTAGGCCGCTAGACGACGGGGGCCTATGGAACTTCTTCTCTTCGCTTCCCGAAGGAAGCTCAGCCAGCATAGCTGGCCGAGACGTTGCGGGCAAACCGCCGCGTCTCAGCTGGGGTACCAGGACTCGAACCTAGAATGGCTGAACCAGAATCAGCTGTGTTGCCAATTACACCATACCCCAATGGTCTGTTCCTTCGGCCTGCCCTGCGGCGTTGTGGCCTCCGTTCCGAACCGAGAAGAAGATTAGCACCAACCCCGCCACCAACTACAAATCGGCTGGTCAGAGTCCTGAAATCGAGCTCGGAACGAGCTCGACGGCCCGAAATCGAGCTCGGAACGAGCTCGGCCCGTCGCCGGCGGGTGCCGACGACGGGCCGAGAGCAACCGGCGAAGGGTCAGGCGATACGAGCCCGTCCCGCACGCAGGCGCGCAAGGGTGCGCTCACGGCCGAGCAGTTCCATCGACTCGTAGAGCGGCGGGCTGATGTGCGAGCCCGTCACCGCGACCCGCACAGGAGCGAAAGCCTTCCTCGGCTTGAGTTCGAGACCCTCGATCAGTGCGCTCTTGAGCGCCTCCTCGATCTCCGGCGTGGTCCACTCGGACAGCCCCTCGAGGGCGGAGACGGAGGCGTCGAGTACGGGCGCGGCGTCCTCCTTGAGGTTCTTGGCCGCGGACGCCTCGTCGAGCGTGAAGTCGGCCTCGCCGACGAACAGGAACTTCAGCAGGTCCCATGCGTCCCCGAGGACGACGATGCGGGTCTGTACGAGGTCGGCGGCCGTCCGGAAGAGCGCCTCGTCGACGTCGGCCCCGATCCGGCCGTGCTCGACGAGATAGGACTTCAGCCGCGCCGCGAACTCCTCCGGCTCGAGCAGTCGGATGTGCTCGGCGTTGATGGCGTCGGCCTTCTTCTGATCGAACCGGGCCGGGTTCGAGTTGACCTTGGAGATCTCGAAGGCCGCGACCATCTCGTCGAGGGAGAACACGTCGCGGTCGTCGGCGAGACCCCAGCCGAGCAGGGCGAGGTAGTTGAGCAGGCCCTCGGGGATGAAACCGCGATCGCGGTGCAGGAAGAGGTTCGACTCCGGGTCGCGCTTGGAGAGCTTCTTGTTGCCCTGCCCCATCACGAACGGCAGGTGGCCGAACTCGGGTGTGAAATCGGTGACGCCGATGCGCTGCAGCGCCGCGTACAGCGCGAGCTGGCGCGGGGTCGACGACAGCAGGTCCTCGCCGCGCAGGACGTGTGTGATCTTCATCAACGCGTCGTCGACGGGATTGACGAGCGTGTAGAGCGGGATGCCGTTGCCGCGGGTGAGCGCGAAGTCGGGCACCGAGCCTGCCTTGAAAGTGGTCTCCCCGCGGACGAGGTCGTTCCAGGTGAGGTCCTCGTCGGGCATGCGCAGTCGCACGACCGGCTTGCGGCCCTCGTCGAGGAAGGCCTGCCGCTGCTCCGGGGTGAGGTCCCGGTCGAAGTTGTCGTAGCCGAGCTTCGGATCGCGGCCGGCGGCCTTGTGCCGCTCCTCGACCTCTTCCGGCGTCGAGAACGACTCGTAGGCCTCACCGGCGTCGACGAGCTTCTGCACGATCTCGAGGTGCAGGTCGCGTCGCTGCGACTGCCGGTACGGCTCGTACGGTCCGCCGACCTCCGGGCCCTCGTCCCATTCGAGACCCAGCCACCGGAGGGCGTCGAGGATCGCCTGGTACGACTCCTCGGTGTCGCGTGCGGCGTCGGTGTCTTCGATGCGGAACACGAAGGTGCCGCCGTGATGACGCGCGAAAGCCCAGTTGAACAGGGCGGTGCGCACCAGACCCACATGCGGGGTTCCGGTCGGTGACGGGCAGAAACGTACGCGTACTTCGCTGGTGGTCATGACTCGCTCAGGGTTGAGGATCGACGGGAGACCATCCCAGGCTATCCGCCCCGCTGCGAGCTCCGGTCAGGATCCCTTGGCGACGACGGGGTTCGTGAGCGTCCCGATGCCCTCGACGGTGATCGAGACGGTGTTGCCCGGCTCGATCGGTCCGACGCCTTCGGGGGTGCCGGTGAGGATGATGTCGCCCGGCAGCAGGGTCATGACACCGGAGATCCACTCGACGAGCTTCGGGATGTCGTGCACCATCTTCGAGGTGCGGCTGCGCTGGCGGGTCTGTCCGTCGACCTCCGCGGAGATCTCGAGATCGGAAGCGTCGATGTCGGTTTCGATCCACGGGCCGAGCGGGCAGAAGGTGTCGTGGCCCTTGGCCCGGCCCCACTGTCCGTCCTTGCGCTGGTGGTCGCGCGCGGACACGTCGTTGGCGATCGTGTAGCCGAGGATCGCCTCCCGGGCCTTCGCGGCGGGGACGTCCTTGCAGGGGCGTCCGATGACCACGGCGAGTTCGGCCTCGTGGTGGACGAGCGACGTGGTGGGCGGAATCACGATGGGAGCGCCCGGGCCCACGATCGACGTGTTGGGCTTGAGGAAGATCATCGGCTCGTCGGGGACCTCGTTGCCCGACTCGGCAGCGTGGGCGGCGTAGTTGCGGCCCACCGCGATCACCTTGGTGGCGAGGATCGGAGCGAGAATCCGCACGTCGGCGAGGGGCCAGCTCCGGCCCGTGAAGGTGGGGTTCCCGAAGGGATGCTCGGCGATCTCCTTCGCCGTCGCGGACTCCCCCTCCCCTTCGATGCTCACGAACGCGACACCATCCGGGCTGGCAATTCGACCAAGGCGCATGTCCGGAGTCTATCGGTGCGCGCTCACTGCGATCGACGCCCGGGTGCCGCGGGTATAGAGTCCGACTCGGATTTCACATAACGGTACGGCTTTCTCAGATAGCGGGACTCATGGACACTCCGGACATCGGTCGGCGTCGATGGTTGATCCTGGCCCTCGGCGTCCTCGCACAGGCCTCCCAGGCCACCGTCATCAACGGCATCGCCTTCCTCATCCCGACTCTGAACCAGGAAGGCGGCTTCACCCTCGCCCAGGCCGGAACCCTCGCCGGCGCACCGATCCTCGGCGGCGTGTTCACGCTCGTCGTGTGGGGCGCGATCGCCGACCGATTCGGCGAACGTCTCGCGCTGGCCGCCGGGCTCGGGATCGCGGCCGTCGCGATGGGGCTCGCGAGCGCGACCACCTCGCTGGACCTGTCCCACACCGCCTCCGCCGCACTGCTCGGCCTGTTGCTGATGTGTGCGGGAGCCGGCGCCGTGAGCGCCAATTCGGCGAGCGGACGCGTGGTGGTCGGATGGTTCCCGCCCCACCAGCGCGGCCTCGCGATGGGCATCCGGCAGATGTCGGTGCCGCTGGGTGTCGCCGCGGGCGCACTCGTCATCCCGACGCTCGCGGGCGACCACGGGATCGCCTGGGCACTCGCGTTTCCCATGCTCGCGTGCGGGCTCGCAGCCGTCGCCTGCGCGGTCGGCGTGGTGGATCCGCCGCGACCCGGGCGGGCGGAGGCCGAGCGCGCAGGCGTGCTCGGCAATCCGTACCGGAGTTCGATGTCGCTCACGCGGATCCATCTCGCGTCGATCCTGCTCGTGGTGCCGCAGTACGTCGTGTGGACCTACGCACTGGTCTGGCTCATCGCCGACCGCGGTTGGGACGAGGTCGGTGCCGGTCTCGTCATCACCGCTGCCCAGATCCTCGGCGCCCTCGGGCGTGTCGTCACCGGGGCCTGGTCCGATCGGGTGGGCAGCAGGCTGGGACCGATGCGCCTCGTCGCCGCATCGGTCGTCGTGTCGATGGTCGCGCTGTCCGTCACGGCGTGGACCGATTCGGCGATCGCGGTGGGTGTCCTGCTCGTCGCGTCGATCCTGACCTCGGCGCCGAACGGGTTGGCGTTCACTGCCGTCGCGGAGATCGCCGGCCCGTTCTGGGGCGGCCGCGCACTCGGGATCCAGAACACCGGACAGTTCGTGTTCGCCGCGGCCGTCGGACCGGTCTTCGGTGGGCTCATCGCCGCGGTCGGATTCCCCGCGGCGTTCGCCCTGGCCGCCATCGCTCCCGCAGCGGCGGTCCCGGTGGTACCGAAGGACTGATACGCGAAACGCGCGTGGCGCCGGACGGGACGTACCCGCCGGCGCCACGCGCGTTTGTGCCGAAGAACTCCGTGTCCAGAGAGAATCCGCGCTCAGAGATCAGAGAGAAGCCGCGATCCGATCGCCGATCTCGGTGGTCACGATCGGACCGGTGCCACGGTTCGCGAGGTCGGCCTCGACGGCCCGCTCGACGCGTGCAGCGTCCTCCTCGCGCCCGAGATGGCGCAGCAGCAGGGCGGTGGACAGGATCGCCGCAGTGGGATCGGCGATGCCCTTGCCGGCGATGTCCGGTGCCGAGCCGTGGACGGGCTCGAACATCGACGGGTTGGCGCCCGACGCGTCGATGTTGCCGCTCGCGGCCAGGCCGATACCACCGGTGACGGCGCCGGCGAGGTCGGTGATGATGTCGCCGAACAGGTTGTCGGTGACGATGACGTCGAAGCGCGACGGGTCGTCGACCATGTAGATGGTCGCGGCGTCGATGTGGCAGTAGGCCGTGGTGACCTCGGGGAACTCCTTGCCCACGGTCTCGACGGCGCGGGTCCAGATGGCACCCGCGTTCGACAGCACGTTCGTCTTGTGGATGAGCGTGACGTGCTTGCGGCGGGTCTGTGCGAGTTCGAAGGCGTAGCGGACCACGCGCTCGGCGCCGAACCAGGTGTTCACCGAGACCTCGGTGGCGATCTCGTGCGGGGTGCCGACGCGGATCGCTCCCCCGTTGCCGGTGTACGGGCCCTCGGTGCCCTCGCGGACGACGACGAAGTCGATGTCGTGGTCGGCGGCGAGCGGCGACTTCGCGCCCGGGTACAGGCGCGACGGACGCAGGTTGACGTGGTGGTCGAGCGCGAACCGCATGTTCAGGAGGAGACCGCGTTCGAGGACTCCGGGCGTGACCGACGGATCGCCGATGGCGCCGAGGAGGATCGCGTCGTGCTCGCGGATCGCGGCGAGATCGGCATCGGGCAGGAGTTCGCCGGTCGCGTTGTACCGGCGGGCGCCGAGGTCGTATTCGGTCGTCTCGAGATTCGGGACGAGGGCGCGGAGCACCTTGAGCGCTTCCGCCGTGACCTCGACACCGATGCCGTCACCGGGGATGACCGCAAGTTTCATGAGCACTACTCACTTCCTGTGCGACGGTGGCCGCGACCGTGCAGACGGTCGCGGCCACCGAATGATGGAGAACCGAAGGATCAGGACAGGTCGACCTGGGCGACGCGAGCGTCGAGTGCCTCGGTGATCTGTCCGACCTCGGCGTCGCCGACGACGCGGTCGACACGCAGGATCACGGTGGCGCCGGGGCCCTCCGCGTCCTGGCTGAGTGCCGCGGCCTGGATGTCGATGCTCGCGTTGCCGAGCACGGTGCCGAGCGTTCCGAGCACACCCGGGCGGTCCTGGTAGTGGACGATCAGGTTGTGGCCCTCGGCGCGAAGGTCGAAGCTGCGGCTGTTGATGTTGACGATCTTCTCGACCTGCTGCAGGCCGGTGAGCGCACCCGCGACGGAGGTGACGTGTCCGTCCGGCGACACCGCGCGGACCTCGACGGCACTGCGGTGCGTGGTGGCCTCGCTGACCTTCTCGACCTCGACGGTCACGCCGCGCTGCTCCGCGAGCTTGGGGGCGTTGACGAAGGTGACGGGCTCGTCGCTGCTCGCGGAGAACAGGCCGCGGAGGGCGGCCAGGCCGAGGATGTCGGTGTTCTCGGCCGAGAGCTCACCGCTGACGACGACCTGCACGTTCTGCACGGCCTCGGGCGAGAGGGTGCCGGCGAGCAGGCCGAGCTTGCGGACGAGCTCGAGCCACGGTGCGACCTCTTCGCCCACGGGGCCACCGGAGACGTTGACGGCGTCGGGCACGAACTCGCCGGCGAGGGCGAGCAGCACGCTCTTGGCGACGTCGGTACCGGCGCGGTCCTGGGCCTCGGCGGTGGATGCACCGAGGTGCGGGGTGACGACGACGTTGT harbors:
- a CDS encoding pyridoxamine 5'-phosphate oxidase family protein, which translates into the protein MGTNRRADITMTDSEIDEFLRRSRVANLATLGPTGTPHLVAMWYAVLDGEIWFETKAKSQKVVNLRRDDRVTVLVEAGDTYDQLRGVSIEGRAEILDDHDRLFEVCRDVWERYTAPYTDEARPAVEQMMHKRVAVRVVPARVRSWDHRKLGMPAMEIGGTTAAYLPSAAH
- a CDS encoding 3-isopropylmalate dehydrogenase, translated to MKLAVIPGDGIGVEVTAEALKVLRALVPNLETTEYDLGARRYNATGELLPDADLAAIREHDAILLGAIGDPSVTPGVLERGLLLNMRFALDHHVNLRPSRLYPGAKSPLAADHDIDFVVVREGTEGPYTGNGGAIRVGTPHEIATEVSVNTWFGAERVVRYAFELAQTRRKHVTLIHKTNVLSNAGAIWTRAVETVGKEFPEVTTAYCHIDAATIYMVDDPSRFDVIVTDNLFGDIITDLAGAVTGGIGLAASGNIDASGANPSMFEPVHGSAPDIAGKGIADPTAAILSTALLLRHLGREEDAARVERAVEADLANRGTGPIVTTEIGDRIAASL
- a CDS encoding MFS transporter, with protein sequence MDTPDIGRRRWLILALGVLAQASQATVINGIAFLIPTLNQEGGFTLAQAGTLAGAPILGGVFTLVVWGAIADRFGERLALAAGLGIAAVAMGLASATTSLDLSHTASAALLGLLLMCAGAGAVSANSASGRVVVGWFPPHQRGLAMGIRQMSVPLGVAAGALVIPTLAGDHGIAWALAFPMLACGLAAVACAVGVVDPPRPGRAEAERAGVLGNPYRSSMSLTRIHLASILLVVPQYVVWTYALVWLIADRGWDEVGAGLVITAAQILGALGRVVTGAWSDRVGSRLGPMRLVAASVVVSMVALSVTAWTDSAIAVGVLLVASILTSAPNGLAFTAVAEIAGPFWGGRALGIQNTGQFVFAAAVGPVFGGLIAAVGFPAAFALAAIAPAAAVPVVPKD
- the gltX gene encoding glutamate--tRNA ligase codes for the protein MTTSEVRVRFCPSPTGTPHVGLVRTALFNWAFARHHGGTFVFRIEDTDAARDTEESYQAILDALRWLGLEWDEGPEVGGPYEPYRQSQRRDLHLEIVQKLVDAGEAYESFSTPEEVEERHKAAGRDPKLGYDNFDRDLTPEQRQAFLDEGRKPVVRLRMPDEDLTWNDLVRGETTFKAGSVPDFALTRGNGIPLYTLVNPVDDALMKITHVLRGEDLLSSTPRQLALYAALQRIGVTDFTPEFGHLPFVMGQGNKKLSKRDPESNLFLHRDRGFIPEGLLNYLALLGWGLADDRDVFSLDEMVAAFEISKVNSNPARFDQKKADAINAEHIRLLEPEEFAARLKSYLVEHGRIGADVDEALFRTAADLVQTRIVVLGDAWDLLKFLFVGEADFTLDEASAAKNLKEDAAPVLDASVSALEGLSEWTTPEIEEALKSALIEGLELKPRKAFAPVRVAVTGSHISPPLYESMELLGRERTLARLRAGRARIA
- a CDS encoding fumarylacetoacetate hydrolase family protein — its product is MRLGRIASPDGVAFVSIEGEGESATAKEIAEHPFGNPTFTGRSWPLADVRILAPILATKVIAVGRNYAAHAAESGNEVPDEPMIFLKPNTSIVGPGAPIVIPPTTSLVHHEAELAVVIGRPCKDVPAAKAREAILGYTIANDVSARDHQRKDGQWGRAKGHDTFCPLGPWIETDIDASDLEISAEVDGQTRQRSRTSKMVHDIPKLVEWISGVMTLLPGDIILTGTPEGVGPIEPGNTVSITVEGIGTLTNPVVAKGS